In the genome of Yarrowia lipolytica chromosome 1B, complete sequence, the window CACACTCATTCTTTCTCAAATTGCAGATGTACTAAgaaagtacatactgtaaaGTTATGGCAAGTGATCCGTTTAGGGAGTGTTTTACCAGAACATACCCCATTGTTCGGATGTCACAGCACATACGTGTTCTGGCTTTCTGCGCAATGTAAGCATCCGAAGGTGATAATTTCTATCCATCTTTCCTCGTTATCATGTCTTCTCTACAACATCGGTATCACTCTCTGGCCGCCAGCATTCACTCACTCCAGGAAATTTCATTCCCAGTTTTAAACCATCGCCATGCATATGGAACATTGAACACACCACACTGCACAGACCCACGAACGACACATTCTTTCAACAGCATGGGCTTTCAGGATTGGTTTGCGCAAAAGTCGCGCAAGTGGGCGGCACTGCGCCAGAAACCGGCTATGAGATTGTTCATCTGGTCAACATGGATCCCTGTGGCAATATGTTTTCTGGACCACGCCTACTTTCTCGGCCATATCAGCGGCAACAGCATGACCCCTGCTCTGAACCCCGACTCAAATCTTGGCAAGCGTGACATTGTGCTGTTGCAGAAATTCCTAATCAAACAGCCCGGTTACCTCAAGGTCGGAGACGTGGTGCTGCTGCGAAACCCCATGGATCCGGATAAGTTTTTGTGCAAGCGGATTCTTGGAGTGGGAGGCGACGAGATTGTGACCCGCCACCCGTACCCGCAAAAGACGTGCTTTGTGCCCTTTAACCACGTGTGGGTCGAGGGCGACAACATCCATTCGTTCGACTCCAACAACTTCGGTCCAGTGTCACTCGGTCTCATGCATGGCAAGTGTCCCAAGGTGCTGTGGCCATTTAACCGTTTTGGAGCTATTCCTGACGGAGGACGAGAGGCCCGGAAGGAAAAGTTGGGGTatgttgatgatgttgttgagggcTAACTGCGGAGAGCGTAACGAGCCGTGGTTAGAAGCGACAAGCTCCATTGCAATCCTCTACCACTCAGAGACTGTATATATTTGCATTTGACGATTTGATGACTAATTTCAGTAAGTCATGATGAACCAATACTTGCGTAGGGTACTTTTGGACAGACAATACTGTAATGTACTGtaatgtactcgtagtgGAGATGGTTTcgatctacaagtacatactgtaatgGAGGTTGAGGTAACCGTAGTTACATCCTCTTCCATGAAAGGCTTTGTACGCTCAGACAGGCTACACAGCATTCTCATCAGCCGTAACACTCATGAATTGTACACTATCGTCAGTAGTACAGTTGTACCCATATACAACATTTACTCCCACTCATACACACTACCCACTATCTGTTATCATATCGTTACTATATACATGACTCTTATATACATCACTCCTTGGGGAGCTTGTTAAGGAACTGGGCAGGAATGTTCTCCAGAATGTCCTGCTCGGACAGATCCAACTTTTTGTTCTtcagagcctcctcaaACACGGCGGCGGCgcccatcttctcctccacaagaTGTTGCAGCACCCGGATGGCGTTCCAGGGAGCCACGGGCAGAGGGTTGGACTCTCGGTACTGTTTGATGTAGCTGAGGGCCTCGGCGACTCCCTCGGTGGTGTCATTAGCCAGGAACATGAGGTAC includes:
- a CDS encoding uncharacterized protein (Compare to YALI0B10978g, weakly similar to uniprot|P46972 Saccharomyces cerevisiae YMR035w IMP2 mitochondrial inner membrane protease subunit, similar to Saccharomyces cerevisiae IMP2 (YMR035W); ancestral locus Anc_2.595), with protein sequence MSSLQHRYHSLAASIHSLQEISFPVLNHRHAYGTLNTPHCTDPRTTHSFNSMGFQDWFAQKSRKWAALRQKPAMRLFIWSTWIPVAICFLDHAYFLGHISGNSMTPALNPDSNLGKRDIVLLQKFLIKQPGYLKVGDVVLLRNPMDPDKFLCKRILGVGGDEIVTRHPYPQKTCFVPFNHVWVEGDNIHSFDSNNFGPVSLGLMHGKCPKVLWPFNRFGAIPDGGREARKEKLGYVDDVVEG